From Phaeocystidibacter marisrubri, the proteins below share one genomic window:
- a CDS encoding LytR/AlgR family response regulator transcription factor: MIRCIVIEDQAPAQRVLKKFIADVDYLDLREVFNNAIQAMEYLKSEPVDLMFLDVNLPKINGMDFLASLQNPPRVILTTAFTEYALQGYEYNVVDYLVKPFSFERFVKAVSKVPQELPQKSEAAASQPMFIKVGFDWVKVNSADITHIHSDMDYTEVNVGDKVYLSQDSLTSWEQKLDNLGFTRIHKSYLLNTEQIEKISGNRVYTKSGVELPIGRAYKDDFLSRILS; this comes from the coding sequence ATGATTCGCTGTATTGTCATCGAAGATCAGGCTCCAGCTCAACGGGTGCTAAAGAAGTTTATCGCTGATGTTGACTATTTGGATCTCCGCGAGGTTTTCAATAATGCGATTCAAGCGATGGAGTACTTGAAGTCGGAACCTGTGGATTTGATGTTCTTGGACGTCAACTTACCGAAGATAAACGGGATGGATTTTTTGGCTTCTTTACAAAACCCTCCACGAGTTATTCTGACCACGGCATTTACGGAGTATGCCCTGCAAGGGTATGAATACAACGTGGTAGATTATTTGGTCAAGCCCTTCTCTTTTGAGCGATTTGTGAAGGCGGTTTCCAAAGTTCCACAAGAACTCCCGCAGAAAAGCGAGGCCGCTGCTTCTCAGCCTATGTTTATCAAGGTGGGTTTCGATTGGGTAAAAGTGAATAGCGCAGACATCACACACATTCACTCCGATATGGATTATACCGAAGTAAATGTGGGAGATAAAGTGTATTTGTCACAGGATTCATTGACTTCCTGGGAGCAGAAATTGGACAATCTTGGATTTACACGAATTCATAAATCGTATTTGCTGAATACAGAGCAAATTGAAAAGATTTCAGGCAATCGTGTTTACACCAAATCAGGAGTAGAATTACCTATTGGTAGAGCGTATAAGGACGATTTCTTGTCTAGGATACTCAGCTGA
- a CDS encoding 4Fe-4S binding protein, whose protein sequence is MAIKITDECINCGACEPECPNNAIYEGAMEWRFSDGTDLTGNIVTPNGNSYNADEAQEPVDYDVYYIVTDKCTECHGFHEEPQCAEVCPVDCCVPDEDHVETDDQLNAKKEFMHL, encoded by the coding sequence ATGGCCATTAAAATAACTGACGAGTGTATTAACTGCGGAGCCTGCGAGCCCGAATGTCCGAACAACGCCATCTATGAAGGCGCAATGGAATGGAGATTTAGCGACGGAACAGACCTCACTGGAAATATCGTAACGCCTAACGGCAACTCATATAATGCGGACGAAGCCCAAGAACCTGTTGATTATGATGTTTATTACATCGTAACCGACAAGTGTACCGAGTGTCATGGCTTCCACGAAGAACCTCAGTGTGCTGAAGTTTGTCCTGTTGATTGTTGTGTTCCTGATGAAGATCACGTAGAAACCGACGATCAATTGAACGCTAAGAAAGAGTTCATGCACTTATAA
- a CDS encoding sensor histidine kinase yields the protein MLNKRVVDRAVWSEIAFQVILLFTVFIFYAFDVRHNSTGTYVEEYEVAFFMNYAIAAMLINYWLLPKFLYKKRYVPFVVFLLLIIAAVIYVEEEVLEAIYFPTTRAGKFPGVFFNLVAAMPTITILTGFKFGWDAFHQQRKLEQLALTAKESELQYLKSQINPHFLFNNLNNLYAHALEHSEKTPDIILELSGVLRYMLYECKEEYVSIQKEVEQLQNFIQLSALQIEDRGEIHVDVGRMDANFQIAPLILIVFIENAVKHSSSSMHDNIHISIHLHMEEEELVFQCENTYSDESNADDLAHGIGLLNVKKRLKLLYPDKHELKVKAEGDRYTVNLRLKLKPRV from the coding sequence ATGTTGAACAAAAGAGTTGTGGATAGAGCGGTTTGGAGTGAAATTGCATTTCAAGTGATACTGTTGTTCACGGTCTTCATTTTCTATGCTTTTGATGTTCGTCACAATTCAACGGGCACCTATGTGGAAGAATATGAGGTGGCGTTCTTTATGAATTATGCGATTGCAGCCATGTTGATTAATTACTGGTTGCTCCCAAAGTTCTTGTATAAGAAGCGATACGTGCCATTTGTTGTTTTTCTTCTACTCATTATTGCCGCCGTGATTTACGTGGAAGAGGAAGTGTTAGAAGCCATCTACTTTCCCACCACTCGTGCGGGTAAATTTCCCGGTGTGTTCTTCAACTTGGTAGCGGCTATGCCCACCATCACCATTCTCACCGGGTTCAAGTTCGGCTGGGATGCTTTCCATCAGCAAAGGAAGCTGGAACAGTTGGCCTTAACGGCAAAGGAGAGTGAGTTGCAGTATTTGAAGTCCCAGATTAATCCCCATTTTCTCTTCAATAATCTGAATAATCTCTATGCCCATGCTTTGGAGCATTCAGAGAAGACCCCTGATATCATTCTAGAGCTCTCTGGAGTTTTGCGGTACATGCTGTACGAATGCAAAGAGGAGTATGTTTCAATTCAAAAGGAGGTAGAACAACTTCAGAATTTCATTCAGCTCAGTGCATTGCAAATTGAAGATCGCGGAGAGATTCATGTTGATGTAGGAAGGATGGATGCCAATTTTCAGATTGCTCCGCTCATCCTCATTGTATTTATTGAGAATGCTGTGAAGCACAGTTCATCTAGCATGCACGATAACATTCACATCTCCATCCATCTTCACATGGAAGAGGAGGAGTTGGTGTTCCAATGCGAGAACACCTATTCCGACGAATCGAACGCAGATGACCTGGCACATGGAATTGGCCTGTTGAATGTGAAGAAGCGCTTGAAGCTTCTCTATCCGGATAAGCACGAATTGAAAGTGAAGGCTGAAGGAGATCGCTACACGGTGAATCTTCGTTTAAAATTGAAACCTAGGGTATGA
- a CDS encoding type B 50S ribosomal protein L31, translating into MKQGIHPENYRLVCFKDMGTEDTFITRSCANTKDTIEIDGVEYPLVKMEISSYSHPFYTGKVKMIDTAGRVDKFRNRYAKFKK; encoded by the coding sequence ATGAAACAAGGAATTCACCCAGAGAACTATCGTCTCGTTTGTTTTAAAGACATGGGAACTGAGGATACTTTCATCACTCGTTCTTGTGCTAACACAAAAGATACTATCGAGATCGACGGTGTTGAGTACCCATTGGTAAAAATGGAAATCTCTTCATACTCTCACCCTTTCTACACTGGTAAGGTGAAGATGATCGATACAGCAGGTCGTGTGGACAAGTTCCGCAACCGTTACGCGAAATTCAAGAAGTAA
- a CDS encoding D-2-hydroxyacid dehydrogenase, with product MKILANDGLAANGRDALVTAGHEVLEVTVAQDQLATYIKENNVDVLLVRSATKVRKDLIDACPNLKMIGRGGVGMDNIDVEYAREKGITVFNTPASSSQSVAEMVMAHLWGMVRFLHDSNRQMPLEGETRFKELKKAYGKGIELQGKTLGIIGFGRIGQALAKMALGIGMNVIMHDRNSGNATVTLSFANGATLDMDVENCSMNDLLAKSDFISLHVSGAGETIIGADQLNQMKKGSYIVNTARGGTIDEVALIDALESGHIAGAALDVFVDEPTPAMQVLMNSKISLTPHIGAATVEAQSRIAMEIADTINEAVLA from the coding sequence ATGAAAATTTTAGCAAACGACGGACTAGCCGCAAACGGGAGAGACGCACTTGTTACCGCAGGTCACGAAGTTCTTGAAGTAACCGTAGCGCAAGACCAACTTGCCACCTACATCAAAGAGAACAACGTAGATGTACTTCTCGTACGCAGTGCCACCAAGGTTCGCAAAGATCTTATCGACGCTTGCCCGAATCTTAAAATGATTGGTCGCGGTGGTGTTGGCATGGACAACATCGATGTAGAATATGCTCGCGAAAAGGGAATCACCGTATTCAACACCCCAGCTTCTTCTTCTCAAAGTGTAGCTGAAATGGTGATGGCTCACTTGTGGGGCATGGTTCGTTTCCTTCACGATAGCAACCGTCAGATGCCATTGGAAGGCGAAACCCGCTTCAAGGAATTGAAGAAAGCATACGGCAAGGGAATCGAGCTTCAAGGAAAAACTTTGGGCATTATCGGATTTGGCCGCATTGGACAGGCGCTTGCTAAAATGGCCTTGGGCATCGGTATGAACGTAATTATGCACGACCGCAACAGCGGAAATGCAACGGTTACACTCTCCTTTGCCAATGGAGCTACATTGGATATGGACGTAGAAAATTGTTCGATGAACGACCTTCTCGCTAAGTCTGACTTCATTTCACTTCACGTAAGTGGCGCAGGAGAAACCATCATTGGTGCAGACCAACTCAACCAAATGAAGAAGGGATCTTACATCGTGAATACCGCTCGCGGTGGCACCATTGACGAAGTTGCGCTTATTGACGCTTTGGAATCGGGTCACATTGCAGGTGCTGCACTCGACGTATTTGTAGACGAGCCAACTCCGGCTATGCAAGTATTGATGAACAGCAAAATTTCACTTACGCCTCACATTGGTGCGGCTACCGTGGAAGCTCAATCGCGTATCGCAATGGAAATTGCCGATACCATTAATGAAGCCGTATTGGCGTAA
- a CDS encoding NAD(P)/FAD-dependent oxidoreductase: MKGENTYEVIIIGGSNAGLSAAMSLGRSLRKVLVIDSGKPCNAPTPYSHNFLTRDGATPEEISTIAKEQVLSYPSVHFQEGLAQSAEKKEDGSFDVTLDNGQMISAQKLVIATGMKDILPQIPGFQECWGKSVIHCPYCHGYEVHHTKTGVLANGERSYEFASMIQHWTDDLTLFTNGVADLTNEERSNLSQLNVAIDERPIQILHHVNGQIEKIEFEDQSTFALHALYAAVPTEQHSTMASELGCLITEAGYIEVDPFQKTTVEGVYAVGDCTSPFRKVSIAVASGSICGAALNREMIQEDIERKIS, translated from the coding sequence ATGAAAGGAGAGAACACCTATGAGGTAATCATCATTGGAGGCAGTAATGCGGGTCTATCCGCAGCCATGTCTTTGGGAAGATCTTTGCGAAAGGTTCTAGTGATTGATAGTGGTAAACCCTGCAATGCCCCCACGCCTTATTCACACAACTTTCTCACGAGAGATGGAGCCACACCCGAAGAAATCTCCACCATTGCAAAAGAACAAGTGCTTTCCTACCCGAGCGTACACTTCCAAGAGGGATTGGCACAATCAGCAGAAAAGAAAGAGGATGGATCTTTTGACGTGACATTAGACAACGGTCAAATGATCTCTGCTCAGAAATTGGTGATAGCCACTGGGATGAAAGACATTCTACCTCAAATTCCGGGATTCCAAGAATGCTGGGGAAAATCTGTCATCCACTGTCCGTATTGCCACGGGTACGAAGTTCACCACACCAAAACAGGCGTTTTAGCCAATGGCGAAAGGAGCTACGAATTCGCGTCTATGATTCAACATTGGACCGATGACTTGACCCTTTTCACCAACGGTGTTGCCGACCTCACCAACGAAGAGCGATCCAACTTATCACAACTAAATGTCGCCATAGATGAACGCCCGATACAGATTCTTCACCATGTAAATGGACAAATCGAAAAAATTGAATTTGAAGATCAATCCACTTTCGCTCTACATGCATTGTATGCCGCTGTTCCGACAGAGCAACACAGCACAATGGCATCGGAGTTGGGTTGTCTAATTACCGAGGCAGGCTACATCGAGGTAGACCCCTTCCAAAAAACTACGGTTGAAGGTGTGTATGCCGTTGGCGATTGCACATCGCCTTTCCGCAAAGTGTCCATTGCTGTGGCTTCGGGTTCCATTTGCGGCGCTGCACTCAATCGTGAGATGATTCAAGAAGACATTGAGCGGAAAATCAGCTGA
- a CDS encoding acyl-CoA reductase → MLKFEDRFAAWNNLGTHLTRFLSNLDEPQTGWNEELMRVVNTDVHHNGWFDKSEVLHALGEWAKALSEESLSTWVEKYPRSSFEPTTSKVVGIVMAGNIPLVGLHDLLTITLTGHVAKVKMSSDDARLLPILLKQLGPLNEQIEIVERLKDIDAVIATGSDNTARYFEHYFGKYPNIIRKNRKSVAVLKGDEDPSTIEELGKDIFRYFGLGCRNVSKLYLPADFDLNRIFEAWLPYQEVVQNNKYANNYDYHRALFLLDRETFLENGFVVLKEGERMSTPVSVIHYERYSDIDTVVRQLEEKADSIQCVVGNVSSEKLAVVPFGESQSPKLWDYADGVDTVTFLSTI, encoded by the coding sequence ATGTTGAAGTTTGAAGACCGCTTTGCTGCATGGAATAATTTAGGGACGCATTTAACTCGATTTTTATCGAACCTCGATGAGCCTCAAACGGGCTGGAACGAAGAGTTGATGAGGGTTGTGAATACTGACGTACATCACAATGGATGGTTCGATAAGTCGGAGGTGTTACACGCTTTGGGGGAGTGGGCGAAGGCTTTGTCTGAAGAATCTTTGTCAACTTGGGTAGAAAAGTACCCGCGTTCGAGCTTCGAACCCACCACATCGAAAGTGGTTGGAATTGTAATGGCGGGTAATATTCCGCTAGTAGGATTGCACGATTTGCTAACCATCACCTTAACGGGGCACGTGGCCAAGGTGAAAATGAGCAGTGACGACGCGCGTTTGCTTCCTATTCTTCTCAAGCAGCTTGGCCCATTGAACGAGCAAATTGAGATTGTAGAGCGACTCAAGGATATAGATGCAGTTATCGCAACCGGTTCAGATAATACCGCTAGATACTTTGAGCACTACTTTGGCAAATACCCCAATATCATTCGTAAGAACAGAAAGAGTGTTGCTGTCTTAAAAGGGGATGAAGATCCATCTACCATTGAAGAATTGGGGAAGGATATCTTTCGCTATTTCGGACTCGGGTGTAGAAATGTCAGCAAACTTTACCTTCCTGCCGACTTTGACTTAAACCGAATTTTTGAGGCTTGGTTGCCGTATCAAGAGGTGGTTCAAAATAATAAGTACGCTAACAATTACGATTACCACCGTGCGCTTTTTTTGTTAGATCGAGAGACGTTCTTAGAAAATGGGTTTGTCGTTTTGAAAGAGGGCGAGCGCATGTCAACTCCAGTTTCAGTGATCCACTATGAGCGCTACTCGGATATAGACACGGTGGTACGTCAACTCGAAGAGAAAGCTGATTCCATTCAATGTGTTGTGGGGAACGTGTCTTCTGAAAAACTCGCCGTTGTTCCATTCGGCGAATCACAAAGTCCTAAGCTTTGGGATTATGCAGATGGGGTGGATACCGTAACGTTCTTGAGCACGATCTAA
- a CDS encoding HAEPLYID family protein, with product MKNQIAATLLLLSSTYALAQVDPARADSLYILEVEDGQSPDKVLHAEPLYIDLIRDLGARKGEREWNLGFGLADNTSHDKYEALVEYEWAPIDRLGLEVEIPFSFHSPLSESSIDSIPGNKMESLKVATQWSFYVNERISTSMALGYIHEFELSDFRSYSEQFYTGNLYNPFLVIAKRWGTSFHTMIYTGPRFSQHFGQSDLHFSYEFHPSFHYMIPGTSNFLGLESNMYFADENHITLRPQMRLEIAHGFKVGIIAGIPVNRKEERFSTFLRLIWEP from the coding sequence ATGAAAAATCAAATTGCAGCAACTCTCCTGTTGCTGTCTTCTACGTATGCACTTGCGCAAGTAGACCCCGCACGAGCGGATAGCCTTTACATTCTTGAAGTTGAAGACGGACAATCGCCAGATAAAGTCCTACATGCCGAACCGCTCTACATTGATCTGATACGCGACCTCGGCGCGAGAAAAGGAGAACGCGAATGGAACCTTGGCTTTGGATTGGCCGACAACACTTCTCACGATAAGTACGAAGCGCTTGTTGAATATGAATGGGCGCCCATCGACCGGCTGGGACTAGAAGTTGAAATTCCATTCAGCTTTCACTCTCCGCTTTCGGAATCTTCTATAGACTCCATACCGGGGAACAAGATGGAAAGTTTAAAAGTGGCCACACAATGGTCCTTTTACGTCAATGAGCGCATCTCCACTTCCATGGCACTGGGATACATCCACGAATTTGAGTTGTCCGATTTCCGTTCTTATTCCGAACAGTTCTATACGGGAAACCTGTACAATCCCTTCCTCGTTATTGCCAAGCGTTGGGGCACCTCTTTCCATACCATGATTTACACCGGACCAAGGTTCAGTCAACATTTTGGTCAAAGTGATCTCCACTTCTCCTATGAATTCCATCCCAGTTTCCACTATATGATTCCGGGAACTAGCAACTTTCTTGGTCTTGAATCCAACATGTACTTCGCCGATGAAAATCACATTACCCTTCGACCTCAAATGCGGCTTGAAATAGCGCATGGTTTTAAAGTAGGTATCATTGCGGGCATCCCTGTAAACCGAAAAGAGGAACGCTTTAGCACCTTCTTGCGACTCATTTGGGAACCTTGA
- the serC gene encoding 3-phosphoserine/phosphohydroxythreonine transaminase has translation MKKHNFSAGPCILPQEVLKQASEAVLNFDNLDLSLIEISHRSKNFVSVMDEAISLVKELLQLPEGYSPMFLQGGASLEFLMVPYNLMKQGGKAAYLETGVWAKKARQEAEAMGEVVVVGNSADKNYSYIPKGYTIPSDVDYFHCTSNNTIYGTQIKAFPKVDTLNVCDMSSDIFSRQIDFTQFDLIYAGAQKNMGPAGTTLVVVKDEILGKTGRQIPTMLDYTTHISKESMFNTPPVFAVYVSMLTLRWLKENGGISWIENINNQKAQLLYSEIDRNPLFTGTAEVEDRSNMNACFLLNDEAGKDKFEAMLKEGGINGLNGHRSVGGYRASMYNALPLESVQALVDIMREFERQS, from the coding sequence ATGAAGAAGCACAATTTCTCAGCTGGTCCTTGTATTCTCCCACAAGAGGTGTTGAAGCAAGCGTCTGAAGCCGTACTTAATTTCGATAATCTCGATCTTTCGTTGATTGAAATCTCTCACCGCTCAAAGAACTTCGTAAGCGTAATGGACGAAGCGATCTCTTTGGTGAAAGAGCTTCTTCAACTTCCAGAGGGATATTCTCCAATGTTCCTCCAAGGCGGTGCTAGTCTCGAATTCCTAATGGTTCCATACAACTTGATGAAGCAAGGTGGTAAAGCAGCCTATTTGGAAACCGGTGTATGGGCTAAAAAAGCACGTCAAGAAGCGGAAGCTATGGGAGAGGTTGTAGTGGTTGGAAATTCAGCCGACAAAAACTACAGCTACATTCCTAAAGGATATACCATTCCATCGGATGTGGACTACTTCCACTGCACTTCGAACAACACCATCTATGGAACCCAAATAAAAGCGTTCCCTAAGGTTGACACATTGAATGTATGCGATATGTCTTCTGACATCTTCAGCCGTCAGATCGACTTCACTCAATTTGACCTTATCTATGCAGGTGCTCAAAAGAACATGGGTCCTGCCGGGACAACCCTCGTAGTCGTTAAGGATGAAATCTTGGGTAAAACCGGACGTCAAATCCCTACCATGTTAGACTACACCACTCATATCAGCAAGGAGTCCATGTTCAACACACCACCGGTATTCGCCGTGTATGTGAGCATGTTAACCCTTCGTTGGTTGAAAGAGAACGGCGGTATTTCTTGGATTGAAAACATCAATAACCAAAAAGCTCAATTGCTTTACAGTGAAATTGATCGCAATCCATTGTTCACTGGAACTGCTGAAGTAGAAGACCGTTCCAACATGAACGCTTGTTTCTTGTTGAACGATGAAGCGGGCAAAGACAAATTCGAAGCCATGCTAAAAGAAGGTGGAATCAACGGATTGAATGGTCACCGTTCGGTTGGAGGTTACCGCGCTTCTATGTACAATGCACTTCCACTTGAAAGCGTTCAAGCCCTAGTAGATATCATGCGCGAATTTGAGCGTCAATCATAA
- a CDS encoding right-handed parallel beta-helix repeat-containing protein: MKRLLPLFILIVTLVAFSSCRKDQTFARKGVTLGLSADTIFLDTVFTQVGSSTRTLRVNNPTDEDIYIDRIFLAKGPNSYYRLNVNGTPTKDISDVELLANDSITILIEVTADVGMANELLYTDSIVLQTMGRTQDVDLVTLTKDAHFYYPTGSFNNGAIPYSVIDCNATWGPDKPHVIYGYAVVDSLCTLTILPGTEIHFHSGSGLWVYKGGSLQIDPNNTGQIETNPVIIQGDRLEPFYENVAGQWGGALGGIFIQNGSTNNLIQNAIIKNSTIALLVDSTASTTPNLVVRNTQVLNSSRVGIYGGFANIQAENVVVGNSGVYGLYALGGRYSFTHCTFANYSIGGRSTPTIGLFNYYENNIGQRFTRDVLAANFRNTIVYGSRRVEFGLGYEPSGNLEFNFNTCFLRLAENPFDGSFDREDPTRFTNCELDENPRFVNYQNFNYKLDSISPALNVANPTFAQQVPTDILKVDRTSTPDVGAYER; the protein is encoded by the coding sequence ATGAAGCGACTCCTTCCACTCTTTATATTGATAGTCACCCTAGTAGCATTTTCCTCTTGCCGAAAGGATCAAACTTTTGCGAGGAAAGGCGTGACCTTGGGTTTATCTGCCGATACGATCTTTCTCGATACGGTTTTTACTCAAGTGGGATCCTCCACTCGTACGCTTCGCGTGAACAATCCTACCGACGAAGATATTTACATCGATCGCATCTTCCTAGCTAAGGGCCCCAATAGCTACTATCGCCTCAATGTAAACGGAACCCCAACCAAGGATATTTCTGATGTGGAACTTCTAGCCAACGACAGCATCACGATTCTCATTGAAGTGACAGCCGATGTTGGAATGGCGAACGAATTGCTCTATACCGACTCCATTGTTCTTCAAACGATGGGTAGAACACAGGACGTCGATTTGGTCACACTCACCAAAGATGCTCACTTCTATTATCCTACCGGATCGTTTAACAATGGTGCCATCCCTTATTCCGTCATAGACTGCAACGCTACATGGGGTCCAGACAAACCCCATGTGATTTACGGATATGCCGTTGTAGACAGCCTGTGTACACTCACCATTCTTCCGGGTACTGAAATTCACTTTCATTCGGGAAGTGGATTGTGGGTTTACAAAGGAGGCTCTCTTCAAATTGACCCTAACAACACTGGACAGATCGAAACGAACCCGGTAATTATTCAAGGGGATCGTCTAGAACCTTTCTATGAAAATGTAGCCGGGCAATGGGGCGGAGCCCTCGGAGGTATCTTCATTCAAAATGGAAGTACCAATAACTTGATTCAAAACGCCATCATCAAGAATAGTACAATTGCGCTTTTGGTGGATAGCACCGCTTCTACCACACCAAATCTCGTGGTTCGAAATACCCAAGTTTTGAATAGCAGCAGAGTGGGTATTTATGGAGGTTTTGCAAACATTCAAGCCGAAAACGTAGTGGTGGGCAACAGCGGTGTATACGGACTCTACGCATTGGGAGGTCGATATTCCTTTACCCATTGCACCTTTGCCAACTATTCGATTGGCGGTAGAAGCACACCAACCATCGGACTCTTTAACTACTACGAAAACAACATAGGTCAGCGTTTCACCAGAGACGTGTTAGCTGCGAATTTCCGCAATACCATTGTATACGGTTCTCGAAGAGTGGAGTTCGGATTGGGCTATGAACCTTCTGGAAACTTAGAGTTCAATTTCAACACGTGTTTTCTCCGATTGGCTGAAAATCCTTTCGATGGTTCTTTCGACAGGGAAGACCCTACTCGATTCACCAACTGCGAGCTCGATGAGAATCCGCGGTTCGTGAACTATCAAAACTTCAACTACAAATTGGACAGCATTTCTCCCGCGTTGAATGTGGCGAATCCTACTTTTGCTCAACAGGTTCCAACGGACATCTTGAAAGTAGACCGTACATCAACCCCAGATGTAGGAGCTTACGAACGTTAG
- a CDS encoding energy transducer TonB, with protein MKALSAKINTPCHEDWNKMKVGMHSRHCDSCAKSVMDFTQMSRDEIIEFLLTHRNQSVCGRMHQGQMDFHAPDILVTIHALSKRKISRNNAFFMLSLSSWLLVSCTNPQSDAPVTSSYPTDYTTKVMTPITDISHTDSTQTDSITPSTSTTNDTKTHPNPIDIPTVGDIQVLTGEVAIDHPVEAPPPDSLYPGFAWDQSQRDTIVRFPEKMAEYPGGAEKLISDLRSKMTYPAYEKEGEIEGTIYVQFIVSSTGVVSHPEVLRDVTDALNFKKEALRIISEMPRWIPAVHQGKNVPSYFVLPIKFQLP; from the coding sequence ATGAAAGCCCTTTCTGCGAAAATCAATACTCCCTGCCACGAAGACTGGAACAAAATGAAAGTGGGTATGCATTCTAGGCATTGCGACTCCTGCGCCAAAAGCGTGATGGATTTCACCCAAATGAGCAGAGATGAAATCATTGAGTTCCTCCTTACCCATCGAAATCAATCCGTTTGTGGCCGAATGCACCAAGGACAAATGGACTTCCATGCCCCTGACATTCTCGTAACAATTCACGCACTTTCTAAGAGGAAAATCAGTCGAAACAATGCGTTCTTCATGCTTTCACTCAGTTCATGGTTACTCGTGAGTTGCACCAATCCTCAATCAGATGCTCCTGTTACATCTTCCTATCCAACCGACTACACAACTAAGGTGATGACTCCTATAACGGATATCTCACACACCGACAGCACACAAACAGATTCGATTACACCTTCTACCAGCACCACCAACGATACTAAGACTCACCCTAATCCCATAGATATCCCCACCGTTGGAGATATCCAAGTACTGACAGGAGAAGTAGCCATAGACCACCCCGTCGAAGCCCCACCGCCAGATTCCTTGTATCCAGGTTTTGCCTGGGATCAGTCCCAAAGAGACACCATTGTTCGATTTCCAGAAAAGATGGCCGAATACCCTGGGGGTGCAGAAAAGTTGATCAGCGATCTCAGAAGTAAAATGACATATCCCGCCTATGAGAAAGAGGGTGAGATTGAAGGAACCATCTATGTTCAGTTCATCGTCTCTTCTACTGGAGTTGTGAGTCACCCAGAAGTTCTCCGCGATGTGACGGATGCTTTAAACTTCAAGAAAGAGGCTCTGCGTATCATCTCTGAAATGCCCCGTTGGATACCCGCTGTTCATCAAGGAAAAAATGTTCCGAGTTATTTCGTGCTACCCATCAAATTCCAATTGCCGTAA
- a CDS encoding DUF1361 domain-containing protein produces MTLLTTLKSSGRISELTLLGTFSLLCTALSLFRVYYTQSFGYLFLNWNLFLAFVPWAISTLFILYPRTQKSKWKVGFMAATWVLFFPNAPYILTDLFHLSLHSAMPIWYDLVLILTFAWTGLLFGMMSLRDIQKILAVRISPLVIKALTVFFLFTSAFGIYIGRYLRWNSWDILHHPSALFADLLQRVAHPTEHPRTWGMTITLGIFLNIVYWTFTHLRAEKKL; encoded by the coding sequence ATGACCCTGCTTACAACGCTAAAATCTTCAGGTAGAATTTCTGAATTGACTTTACTTGGAACCTTTTCTCTTCTCTGCACAGCACTGAGTCTATTCCGAGTGTATTACACCCAAAGCTTTGGTTACCTATTCCTGAATTGGAATCTGTTCTTGGCCTTTGTCCCTTGGGCAATTTCAACACTATTTATCCTTTACCCACGCACACAAAAATCAAAGTGGAAAGTTGGATTCATGGCGGCAACATGGGTTCTCTTCTTTCCCAACGCACCATATATCTTAACCGATCTCTTCCATCTATCGCTTCATTCAGCCATGCCCATCTGGTACGACTTAGTGCTCATTCTCACTTTTGCATGGACCGGATTACTCTTTGGAATGATGAGTCTTAGGGACATTCAAAAAATTCTAGCTGTGCGAATTTCACCGCTTGTGATTAAGGCGCTTACAGTCTTCTTCCTCTTCACCAGCGCATTCGGAATTTATATAGGTCGGTATTTAAGGTGGAACAGTTGGGACATTTTACACCACCCCAGTGCTCTCTTTGCCGACCTCCTTCAACGAGTAGCCCACCCTACTGAGCATCCAAGGACTTGGGGGATGACCATCACATTGGGAATTTTTCTAAACATCGTGTATTGGACCTTCACCCATCTTAGAGCCGAGAAGAAATTATAA